One segment of Ricinus communis isolate WT05 ecotype wild-type chromosome 8, ASM1957865v1, whole genome shotgun sequence DNA contains the following:
- the LOC8269741 gene encoding uncharacterized protein LOC8269741, with protein sequence MGRLSHDPCIHHFSHPHPLHLSNLQSSYPITHCSACQLESSGWMYSCNPCNFTLHLSCSQLPSLITHPSHPNHTLDLLPSPIYPNGVFSCDACGHGGLGFGYHCNHCSFDIHTTCAQNPLSLTNQFHPHLLQLTFDPPYHTKGFSCDICQKIGSNHWLYRCAPCEFDAHLECAMGAVPVAAQQLSQYQPQPQPQPQPQLQHHNSFPGAIISHQYQQYGNRVVNPPPAQSFFAQSQNMGTTQGCYQQPAVGNNNTIMDVLVQGFVNGAAQHLGQNLVQSIMGGGGGDGNNNNNNDADPNGGSNGGDSSIVALGSSILDGVFGGSN encoded by the coding sequence ATGGGAAGGCTAAGCCATGATCCATGTATTCACCATTTTAGCCATCCTCATCCTTTACACCTGTCCAACCTTCAATCTTCGTATCCCATAACTCATTGTTCTGCTTGTCAGCTTGAGTCTTCTGGTTGGATGTACTCTTGTAATCCTTGTAACTTCACCCTTCACTTGTCATGCAGCCAATTGCCCTCTCTCATCACCCATCCATCCCATCCTAATCATACACTTGACCTCTTACCATCTCCAATTTACCCTAATGGTGTTTTCAGCTGTGATGCCTGCGGCCACGGTGGCCTTGGCTTCGGCTATCACTGCAACCATTGTAGCTTTGATATACACACTACTTGTGCTCAAAACCCACTTTCACTAACGAACCAATTTCACCCCCATCTACTTCAGCTCACCTTTGATCCTCCTTATCATACTAAAGGCTTCTCTTGTGATATATGTCAAAAGATAGGATCTAATCATTGGCTATACCGTTGTGCTCCTTGTGAGTTTGATGCCCACTTGGAGTGTGCAATGGGTGCTGTGCCGGTGGCCGCTCAACAGTTGAGTCAGTATCAGCCTCAGCCTCAGCCTCAGCCTCAACCTCAGCTTCAGCATCACAACTCTTTTCCAGGAGCTATTATTAGTCATCAATATCAGCAGTATGGGAACAGAGTAGTAAACCCCCCGCCAGCGCAGAGTTTCTTTGCTCAAAGCCAAAACATGGGAACTACGCAAGGATGCTATCAACAGCCAGCTGTAGGGAACAATAATACTATCATGGATGTACTAGTTCAGGGATTTGTGAATGGAGCTGCTCAACATCTTGGACAGAATTTAGTGCAGAGTATCATGGGTGGTGGCGGTGGTGatggtaataataataataacaatgatGCTGATCCTAACGGCGGCAGCAATGGCGGTGATTCTTCTATAGTCGCTCTTGGATCTTCAATATTGGATGGTGTGTTTGGTGGTTCCAATTGA